The Meiothermus ruber DSM 1279 genome includes the window AATATCGCGAAACTTTTTGGCTAGAGGGCCGGACAGGTTGGATTGAATTAAGGCTTGACGCAAACGGGCAAGGCCGGCCATACCCCCTTTGGGTTCGTTGCCTGCAACAAGGTCGTCTACCTTGTACTCATAGAGCTCGAGTAATTCAACCAGGCCTATCTTCATTCAGACGGTATTATAAGGTGTCATGCGATTGGCGCGGCTCGAAATTGCCACAGAATCCAACATCGGTCGGCGTCGTCGGAACAACGAGGACTTTCACCGCGTAGCCATACATCCGACCCCGGCTGGCAACCTGGTGTTGCTGGCTGTGGCCGATGGTATGGGGGGGGCTGAGGCCGGTGAGCTAGCCAGCAAACTGGCCATTGAAGGGGTTAGCTCAGCGGTCAGGTCGTACGCTGAGCACGCTGCCACGGGCCGGCCTGGGGTGGGGCTTAGCCTGGTTATGGATAAGGCTTTTAAGCTCTCCCAAAGGCGAATTTTGCAGGAAGGTGAGCGGGTGCCCTCGCGCAAGGGTATGGGTACGACCCTGACGGCGGTGATGCTTACCGAATGGAACCGCCAGGCGGTGATCGGACATGTGGGGGATACCCGGGCTTACCGATACTCCTCGGGCCGCTGGACCCTTCTCACCCAGGATCACTCCTGGGTGGCCCAGCAGGTGCGCCAGGGGGTGCTGAGCGCTGAGCAGGCCGAAGAGCACCCCTGGAAGCATATGCTCACCCAGGCCTTGGGGCTTTCCGATGTTAAGCACGATATTTTCTCGGTCAATTTTGCGCCGGGTGAGGTGCTGGTGCTGGCGACCGATGGTTTATATGGTCTGGTACCCCCCGAAGAGTGGAGCATTACGGGCGATCTGCAATCGGCCCTCGAGAGCTGGGTGGCTAAGGCGCTGATGCGGGGGGGGACGGACAACATCACGGTGGTGGCGGCGAGGTTCAGATGAGTTACCTGCTGGCTTTACTCTTGGTCGCTATTTCCACGGCCCTGATGCTGCGCCTTGGGCGAACCTGGCCCATGCTGGTCTTGCTCATTCTGATGCTCGGGGGTTTGGCGGCCCTGGGCGTTGAGCCTTTGGTGCTGGTGGTGGCCCTGTTGTTGGGCCTGGGGGCGATGTGGGTTCCCAGCTCGCGTTCCAGCTTCAGACCCCGGCCTAAACCAGCCCCTCGAGCTGCTAAAACCAAGAACAACCCAAAGATCTCGACAGGTAACAGCGTGACCGGCCTCGAGGCTTTGTACGAGATCCAGGAGAAGGTTGGCATAGGGGGGATGGCCACCGTTTACAAGGCCCGGAGTAAAAGAGATGGCCGCCTGGTGGCCCTCAAAATTCCCCAGGAGAAATACGTGGGCGACCCCCGGTTTGTGCGGCGCTTCCACCGCGAGGCCGAGCTGCTGGCCCACCTCGATCACCCCGGTATTGTTAAGGTTTACGACCACGGCAACCAGGGCGATACCCACTACATCGCTATGGAGTTTCTCGATGGTGAGGGGCTAGATCGGCTCATCGAAAATAAGCGCCTTTCCACCAAGAGCGTTGTGCAGATCATGAGCCGGGTGGCTGAGGCCCTTCAGCACATCCACGCCCAGGGCATCATTCACCGCGATATCAAGCCCGGCAACATCATGGTGCTCAGGAACGCGCTGCGCGATGATGGTAGTGTGGACCCTCGAGGGGTGCGCCTGATGGATTTTGGCATTGCGGCCGGTAAGGTCTTGACCCGCCTAACCATTACCGGTGCGCGCATCGGAACCCCGGTGTACATGAGCCCTGAGCAGGCTAAAGGTCAGCGGATAGATCACAAGTCCGACATTTACAGCCTGGGGGTGGTCTTCTACGAGGCCCTGTGCGGCCAGCCGCCCTTTCAGGGTGCGTATGAGGCGGTCATCCACCAGCAGATCACCCAGATGCCGGCTCCTCCCAAGCAGGTTAATCCCGAGATTCCCCAGGTGCTCTCCGACCTGGTTCACCGTATGCTGGAAAAAGACCCGGAGAAACGCCCCGGTCTGGAGGCGGTGCTCGACGTATTGCGCGGGAACTGGGACGAAGATCCCGGCCTCACCGCACCCATCTACCTCGCCCTGGCGGTTGAGACCAAGAAGGGCACCCTGCGGCTGATGGATTTGAATGGCACCCTGATGCGGATGTGGAGCGGGGTGGGCAGTGGGCGGGGTATGTTCCCCTCCCCACCCCTGGCCCTGGCCGTGGACCAGCAGGGGGGGGTCTGGATTAGCTTATTCGAGTATGGCGGCGGGGCTGTGCGGCTGCTGCACCGCTTCGATGTGGAGGGTGAGATCACCCACTCGGTGGGGCCTTATGGCATGAAGCTGGGGGAGCTGCTCTACCCGATCTCGCTGGCGACCTTGCCGGACGGGCTTTTGGTGCTGGATGGCGAGGCCTGCACCATTACCCGTTTTGACCTCGAGGGCAACCCCGTGGCCCGCTTTGGCGGGGCGGGGCCGGGTCGGGGCACCTACGAGTCGCCCAGGGCTATTTTGGCTAGCCAGAATTACATTTTCGTCCTTGATTACGGCAACCGTCAGATACAGCGCCTCGACCACAAAGGGCAGTACATCTCACGCTACGCCTTCCGCAAGAGCCGCGAGTCGCAAGAGCTGCGCCTGCTGGGTGGACTGGGCCTGACCCCACAAGAGGAGCTTTTGATCTACGATGTCGACAGCCAAAAAATCCGCAAGCTCTCCCTCGAGGGCGAGGTGCTGCTCTCACTGCCGCTGCCGCTCGCCGAGGGCGAAGACGCCAACAGCCAGGTGGAGATGGTGGTGTTGGACGAGACCATCTACGCCATTCGCCGGGGCGGCACTAAAATCCACCGCATCAAGCTGGGGGGTCAGGCCCTGCCCAGCCTCGAGGTCTACGCACCGCTGCGGGGCATTGCCATCTGGCACAACACCCTACACGCCCCCACCGGAGCGCCCGTGAGCCGCTCGGTTCGCGGGGTGTAGTTTTTGGGGGCGATTGGGGTCAGCCCCACAGCCAGCGTGGGGCTTGGAACCGATACTAAATTACATGAAGCTGAAACCGGGTGATCCCGCCCCCCTCCTTCAAGTACAGGACGCGCTGGGGCGAACCGTGGACCTGGCTGAGTTGGTGCAACAAGGGCGCTACATCGTGCTGTGGTTTTATCCCAAATCCAACTCCCCCGGCTGTACGGCCCAGGGCCGGCAGTATGCCATGCTGCGCGAGGAATTCCAGCAGCTTGGGGCCGAGGTGTTCGGTGTAAGCGCCGATCCTGCCTCGGAGCAGTGCGCTTTTATGGATAAGCTGGCGCTCGAGGGCGGCCTGATCCCCGACCCCTCGGGCCGGCTGGGGAAAGCCTTTGGGGTGGGGGGCTTATGGGGTGTGGGGGCTTTGCTGGGCCTGTACAGCCGCGATACCATCCTGATCAATCCACAGGGCAAGGTTGAGCAGGTCTGGCGCAACGTCAACCCTTTTCGCGATGCCCAGGTGGTGCTGGACTACCTCAAGCAGGCGAGCGGTAGGGGAGACCCCCTCGAGGTGAAGCCTGGCTTACAGCCGACAGAGGACGCTACCGGCAAACTTTAACCATGCGGCGCTTCTGGTGGATACTCCTGGTACTGGCCCCGGTGCTGGCCCTCTCGCCCGGTGACCCGGTGGATTTGCCCAGGGTGCGCGACTCCTACGGCAAGCCCATCGATCTGGCGGCCACGGC containing:
- a CDS encoding peroxiredoxin; this translates as MKLKPGDPAPLLQVQDALGRTVDLAELVQQGRYIVLWFYPKSNSPGCTAQGRQYAMLREEFQQLGAEVFGVSADPASEQCAFMDKLALEGGLIPDPSGRLGKAFGVGGLWGVGALLGLYSRDTILINPQGKVEQVWRNVNPFRDAQVVLDYLKQASGRGDPLEVKPGLQPTEDATGKL
- a CDS encoding protein kinase domain-containing protein: MSYLLALLLVAISTALMLRLGRTWPMLVLLILMLGGLAALGVEPLVLVVALLLGLGAMWVPSSRSSFRPRPKPAPRAAKTKNNPKISTGNSVTGLEALYEIQEKVGIGGMATVYKARSKRDGRLVALKIPQEKYVGDPRFVRRFHREAELLAHLDHPGIVKVYDHGNQGDTHYIAMEFLDGEGLDRLIENKRLSTKSVVQIMSRVAEALQHIHAQGIIHRDIKPGNIMVLRNALRDDGSVDPRGVRLMDFGIAAGKVLTRLTITGARIGTPVYMSPEQAKGQRIDHKSDIYSLGVVFYEALCGQPPFQGAYEAVIHQQITQMPAPPKQVNPEIPQVLSDLVHRMLEKDPEKRPGLEAVLDVLRGNWDEDPGLTAPIYLALAVETKKGTLRLMDLNGTLMRMWSGVGSGRGMFPSPPLALAVDQQGGVWISLFEYGGGAVRLLHRFDVEGEITHSVGPYGMKLGELLYPISLATLPDGLLVLDGEACTITRFDLEGNPVARFGGAGPGRGTYESPRAILASQNYIFVLDYGNRQIQRLDHKGQYISRYAFRKSRESQELRLLGGLGLTPQEELLIYDVDSQKIRKLSLEGEVLLSLPLPLAEGEDANSQVEMVVLDETIYAIRRGGTKIHRIKLGGQALPSLEVYAPLRGIAIWHNTLHAPTGAPVSRSVRGV
- a CDS encoding PP2C family protein-serine/threonine phosphatase, which codes for MRLARLEIATESNIGRRRRNNEDFHRVAIHPTPAGNLVLLAVADGMGGAEAGELASKLAIEGVSSAVRSYAEHAATGRPGVGLSLVMDKAFKLSQRRILQEGERVPSRKGMGTTLTAVMLTEWNRQAVIGHVGDTRAYRYSSGRWTLLTQDHSWVAQQVRQGVLSAEQAEEHPWKHMLTQALGLSDVKHDIFSVNFAPGEVLVLATDGLYGLVPPEEWSITGDLQSALESWVAKALMRGGTDNITVVAARFR